From a region of the Cucumis sativus cultivar 9930 chromosome 6, Cucumber_9930_V3, whole genome shotgun sequence genome:
- the LOC116404494 gene encoding uncharacterized protein LOC116404494, with product MRQRRWRELVKDYDYEILYHPGKANVVADALSGKVSHSAALITRQAPLHRDIERAEISSDPCLVERRHLVGSVKTDEFSISSDGGLLFERRLCVLVDIAVKSDLLNEAHNSPFSMHSGSTKMYEDLNEFIGGRCTFYFQVLEGTSYCHGHKLDFSTTFHAQTDGQTERLNQVFQATIGMAPFEALYGKCCRSPICWNEVGEQRLMGPELVRQMKLCRRLEHLSPRFVGPFEISERIGVVAYRLALPPSLFAVHNVFHVSMLRKYVADPSHVVDYEPLEIDENLSYVEQLVEILTREADAL from the exons ATGAGACAACGAAGGTGGCGTGAGTTAGTAAAAGATTATGACTATGAGATATTATACCATCCAGGTAAAGCGAATGTGGTAGCTGATGCTCTTAGTGGGAAAGTATCACATTCAGCAGCACTTATTACCAGACAGGCCCCATTACATCGAGACATTGAGAGAGCTGAGATT AGTAGTGATCCTTGTTTGGTGGAGAGACGTCACCTTGTAGGATCAGTGAAAACTGATGAGTTCTCCATATCCTCTGATGGTGGGCTGTTGTTTGAGAGACGTCTATGTGTGCTAGTAGACATTGCAGTTAAGAGTGACTTACTAAATGAAGCCCATAATTCCCCATTTTCCATGCATTCTGGTAGTACGAAAATGTATGAGGATCTAAACGAGTTTATTGGTGGC AGATGCACGTTTTACTTCCAAGTTTTAGAAGGAACTTCATACTGCCATGGGCACAAATTAGATTTTAGTACAACCTTTCATGCACAGACTGATGGTCAAACTGAACGTTTGAACCAAGT TTTTCAGGCTACTATTGGCATGGCGCCATTTGAGGCTTTGTATGGTAAATGTTGTAGATCTCCTATTTGTTGGAATGAGGTTGGTGAACAGAGATTGATGGGTCCTGAGTTGGTTCGACAAATGAAGCTATGCAGAAGATTAGAGCAC ttGAGTCCTCGTTTCGTTGGACCATTTGAGATTTCAGAGAGAATTGGTGTTGTGGCGTATCGTTTGGCATTACCACCATCTCTCTTTGcagttcataatgtttttcATGTTTCGATGTTGAGAAAGTATGTGGCAGATCCATCTCATGTGGTGGACTACGAACCACTAGAGATTGATGAGAATTTGAGCTATGTGGAGCAACTAGTCGAGATTTTGACTAGAGAGGCAGATGCTTTGTAG
- the LOC101221496 gene encoding uncharacterized protein LOC101221496 isoform X2: MLFIPIDITFSRLGGDKVGMGQGLAKTRAAEAELMELELEKDRPFARSHPGGAVNQIPERYTIAGDVRWNDVVDGEV; this comes from the exons aTGCTTTTCATTCCAATTGACATCACATTCTCCCGTCTTGGTG GAGATAAAGTTGGAATGGGACAGGGCTTAGCTAAAACACGAGCAGCAGAAGCTGAACTTATGGAGTTAGAGCTCGAGAAAGATAGACCATTTGCACGGTCAC accCAGGAGGTGCTGTTAATCAAATTCCAGAAAGATATACCATTGCTGGAGATGTAAG GTGGAATGATGTCGTTGATGGTGAAGTCTAA
- the LOC101221496 gene encoding uncharacterized protein LOC101221496 isoform X1 produces the protein MLLSNLTVAACDAGLPITGDKVGMGQGLAKTRAAEAELMELELEKDRPFARSHPGGAVNQIPERYTIAGDVRWNDVVDGEV, from the exons ATGCTTTTATCAAATCTCACGGTGGCTGCTTGTGATGCTGGTCTTCCGATCACAGGAGATAAAGTTGGAATGGGACAGGGCTTAGCTAAAACACGAGCAGCAGAAGCTGAACTTATGGAGTTAGAGCTCGAGAAAGATAGACCATTTGCACGGTCAC accCAGGAGGTGCTGTTAATCAAATTCCAGAAAGATATACCATTGCTGGAGATGTAAG GTGGAATGATGTCGTTGATGGTGAAGTCTAA